From the Anoplolepis gracilipes chromosome 15, ASM4749672v1, whole genome shotgun sequence genome, the window AGTCGCTGCTTTCGTCAAACTCCTGaacacaaattaaaatatttagaaaatttagagaaaattgcTTGAAgacacttattattataatttaagtctaaaattttaattctttaattataatacataaacacctgtttatagcatttttttatcagtagAAAAGTAAAGTACATCTTACCTGTCGAAAAGGTGCATGAGGATCTGGTTCTGCCAAGATATATCTGTAACCATCCTTATTAAAAGGGTGTTCGAGTGGATAACCATGAGCGGGCAGTTTTGGAGTGGTCATGTCAGATCCTCTTCCCTTTTTCCCAGAACCTGCACCCGCGGCCTCGCCAGGGAACTTTCGTTTAGCATTACGACCACGCAATCCTCCACTAAGTGGTACTAAACGTTCcattttaatatgatattatttcacTTTCGTTATCAACAATATCGTCTTTAATTCTCTCTTCGCAAATTTAAtcacgtttcttttttttcaatgcatttaaattcaataaagcaaacaattgattttttttctgattaacTGCTacgataaattctttttatacatacatatatgtataataataatcatatgtaaatgatataaatgatatcAGATACAACATTGTTGCTTTAGTGAAGTATCTTAGGGCAAAGTTTAATAGAATCTATACAATTTCTCTGTCATAATTTAAACTTGAGTCGCTTTCTGATAGCGAAATGACGAGTTCACGATTGCGTTTGTGATAAGATAAAGACTGACAGATCTCTATACACTTAATCATTATGATCAAAACTTGCTTTAAGgaataatatttctgtaagatttgaaaaaaataaaaatttaataaattacgtatatttgattctttGAAACATTTAGGATAAgctttaacataaatatttcgttttGTATGTATTGTTACAGTCATGTGTTTCATagagatattgaaatatacataaattaaagaacttaaaaaatatataattgtaaatataaaaataactacaaGAATAAAACCgctaaatattcataaattaaaatatgaaaattctgAAACTCTTTCTATGCATATTCTTTTATCTTGAATTTGAGAAGAGAATCTACATCTgtttttagcaaaaatttagCAATAGTGTTAGctgttcataaatttttagtattttataaatacgtttttaattaagtttaaattgaaactttgttgatataaaattaatagaagatACGCACCAACATGCTGTAGGCCGCCCATTTCTGTCGCTCGCAAGTGACCATTCTTAATCATAGCTTCATAATTTGGTTTAATTGATGTGAGTTCAGGGCTTGCCAGACCGAAGAGTTGACCTTCGGATGTACTCTCGTCCATCGTAAATAGCGTCCCAACGTCTTTAAGCAATGCTCTGTGGATCTAAAAGATTAAATGTCTGTCAAAGATAGTTTTACTATAGAATCAAaagtaaaagattatataaattcatattatacttatattactCATAAGTCCTTATCTAATTGCAGCAATAGAAAAGCTTATTAAATACCGTAGCATGCCAGGATTGAGTGACTCTGCGAGGCATTGTAGTCATGCTCTCCCAATGACAATCAATAAATGGTATGATATCTTTGTCCTTGTGAAAGAGAATCCTTGGCTCATTTTCCTTCTGACATATCTGCAGCAGGTTTGCGATGGCTGTTATGCACATCTGTGGAAATGCTGTAGGATCAAATAGAAACagtatcattaattaattaagtaattaataaaatatcttcattATGCATCAATATTATAGCTGATTTTCAACACTCACGTGCTTGGTTTTTCTTGAAGCTCTCTAAGCCTGTCGGTGAACAGTTCTTGCACATGAATATGTAGTTCATCATAAAAGGCACAAGTTTTCCTAATTGATATCCGATGCAGGATTCGTGAAACCAACGAGAACAACTAGCACAAAGTAGCtccacaatatttaaatttctttccttGTTGCTGCAAAGTATTTCACAGTAAATTAGAATGttacaaagaaagaaacaCACCATCGCAAACGATTTATAGATAATTACCAGTAACAATTTCCATTTTCATTGTTATTACTTTGTCCACTGACTCTTTCTACGGGCTCATCTGGCTTAGATTTCTGTTTGTTCTTATCATCAAacttcatttttatcttttcttcagCAGCTTCTACTGGCTCAAGCTTATCACTTggactaaattatatatctttaattactaaattataataataat encodes:
- the Ash2 gene encoding set1/Ash2 histone methyltransferase complex subunit ASH2 — encoded protein: MAEEKNDSPSDKLEPVEAAEEKIKMKFDDKNKQKSKPDEPVERVSGQSNNNENGNCYCNKERNLNIVELLCASCSRWFHESCIGYQLGKLVPFMMNYIFMCKNCSPTGLESFKKNQAPFPQMCITAIANLLQICQKENEPRILFHKDKDIIPFIDCHWESMTTMPRRVTQSWHATIHRALLKDVGTLFTMDESTSEGQLFGLASPELTSIKPNYEAMIKNGHLRATEMGGLQHVVPLSGGLRGRNAKRKFPGEAAGAGSGKKGRGSDMTTPKLPAHGYPLEHPFNKDGYRYILAEPDPHAPFRQEFDESSDWAGKPIPGWLYRALSPSTVLLALHDRAPQLKVAEDRLAVTGEKGYCMIRATHSVSRGTWYWEATIEEMPEGSATRLGWGQEYANLQAPLGYDKFGYSWRSRKGTRFHESRGKHYNNGYSEGDTLGFLIVLPNTHDASHIPNTYKDRPLVKFKSHLYYEEKDQVQEALKALRPLEGSKIIYYKNGVNLGDAFMDINKGAYYPGISIYKSATVSVNFGPNFKCPPTNITFRGMHEKAEEAIAEQSMADMLYLTENEGKLRLDTFVL